From a single Populus nigra chromosome 18, ddPopNigr1.1, whole genome shotgun sequence genomic region:
- the LOC133678642 gene encoding uncharacterized protein LOC133678642 isoform X1, whose protein sequence is MQSVDENESQNKKLRILRSLINDMPLTDNTIPQNVEDSILFPIEEIVQSPLPGYEAPTSIGFSADDSLLTYLFSPDHTLSRKVFAFDLKSGKQELFFGPPDGGLDESNISPEEKLRRERLRQRGLGVTCYEWVKTGSKKKAIMVPLPAGVCSLASFTYHFLYLQELHSSKPELKLPSSALSPVIDPHVSPDGTMLAYIRDSELHVLNLLYNESKQLTHGAQGYTVTHGLAEYIAQEEMDRKNGYWWSLDSKFIAFTQVDSSEIPLFRIMHQGKSSVGSEAQEDHPYPFAGASNVKVRLGVVSVHGDSITWMDLLCGGTKESDNEDEYLARVNWMHGNVLIAQVLNRSHSKLKLLKFDIKTGKKEVLYAEEQLPWINLHDCFTPLDKGITKYSGGFIWASEKSGFRHLCVHDANGTCLGPITEGEWMVEQIAGVNEAAGIIYFTATLDGPLESHLYRAKLYPIGNNPLQAPVRLTNGKGKHSVVLDHHLQNFVDIHDSLDSPPRVSLCSLFDGREIMPLFEQSFTIPRYKRLELEPPKIVQIQANDGTILYGALYDPDPTRFGPPPYKTMISVYGGPGVQYVCDSWIGTADMRAQYLRSQGILVWKLDNRGSARRGLKFEGALKGNPGRFDAEDQLTGAEWLIKQGLAKAGHIGLCGWSYGGYMSAVILARFPDVFCCAVSGAPVTSWDGYDTFYTEKYMGLPSDNPKGYEYGSVMHHVHKLKGRLLLVHGMIDENVHFRHTARLVNALVAAGKPYELLIFPDERHMPRQHNDRIYMEERIWEFFQRSL, encoded by the exons ATGCAATCAGTTGATGAGAACGAGAGCCAGAACAAGAAATTAAGGATTTTGAGATCATTAATTAACGATATGCCTTTGACTGATAACACCATCCCACAAAATGTTGAGGACAGTATTCTTTTTCCTATTGAAGAGATAGTGCAATCCCCGTTGCCTGGATATGAGGCGCCAACTTCGATAGGTTTCAGTGCTGATGATAGTTTACTTACTTACTTATTTAGTCCTGATCACACCTTGAGTAGGAAGGTTTTTGCTTTTGATCTCAAGAGTGGCAAGCAAGAATTGTTTTTTGGCCCCCCTGATGGTGGACTTGATGAGAGTAATATATCACCGGAAGAGAAGTTGCGAAGGGAGAGGTTAAGGCAGCGTGGGCTGGGAGTGACATGTTATGAATGGGTGAAGACAGGTTCGAAGAAGAAAGCAATTATGGTGCCACTGCCTGCAGGGGTTTGTTCCCTCGCCTCTTTTACTTATCACTTT CTTTATTTACAGGAACTGCACTCTTCAAAACCAGAGCTCAAGCTTCCCAGCTCTGCATTGTCCCCTGTTATCGATCCACATGTCTCTCCTGATGGTACCATGCTTGCTTATATAAGGGACAGTGAGCTGCATGTTCTAAATTTATTGTACAACGAGTCCAAACAATTAACACATGGTGCTCAGGGATATACAGTG ACTCATGGCCTTGCTGAATATATAGCTCAG GAGGAGATGGACCGGAAGAATGGTTACTGGTGGTCACTTGACAGCAAATTCATTGCATTTACACAAGTTGATTCATCTGAGATACCTCTTTTTAGAATTATGCACCAAGGCAAAAGCTCTGTAGGTTCAGAAGCACAGGAAGATCATCCTTATCCCTTTGCTGGAGCTTCAAATGTCAAAGTTCGCCTTGGGGTAGTTTCTGTTCATGGTGATTCTATAACTTGGATGGATCTTCTATGTGGAGGAACAAAAGAATCAGATAATGAAGATGAATATTTGGCCCGAGTCAATTGGATGCATGGAAATGTTCTCATAGCTCAAGTTTTGAACAGGtctcattcaaaattaaaacttcTTAAGTTTGATATTAAGACGGGGAAAAAAGAGGTGTTATATGCAGAAGAACAACTCCCATGGATTAATTTACATGACTGCTTCACTCCTTTGGACAAAGGAATCACTAAATATTCTGGAGGATTCATTTGGGCGAGTGAAAAGTCAGGATTTAGGCATTTGTGTGTGCATGATGCCAATGGGACATGCTTAGGACCAATTACTGAAGGTGAATGGATGGTTGAGCAAATTGCCGGTGTAAATGAGGCTGCAGGGATCATATATTTTACTGCAACTCTAGATGGGCCTTTGGAATCACATCTTTACCGTGCTAAACTGTATCCAATTGGAAACAATCCCTTGCAGGCTCCGGTGAGATTAACAAACGGTAAAGGGAAACACTCGGTTGTCCTTGATCACCACTTGCAGAATTTTGTTGATATCCATGATTCCCTTGATTCTCCCCCAAGAGTTTCTCTCTGCTCCCTGTTTGATGGAAGAGAAATTATGCCTCTGTTTGAGCAGTCTTTTACCATTCCAAGATATAAAAGGCTGGAACTTGAGCCTCCAAAGATAGTTCAGATACAAGCAAATGACGGGACCATATTGTATGGGGCTTTATATGACCCTGACCCTACAAGATTTGGACCACCACCATACAAAACCATGATCAGTGTGTATGGAGGCCCCGGTGTACAGTATGTATGTGATTCTTGGATAGGTACAGCTGACATGAGAGCTCAATATCTTCGGAGCCAAGGCATCTTAGTGTGGAAG TTGGATAATAGAGGAAGTGCTCGCCGTGGGCTAAAGTTTGAAGGTGCTCTGAAAGGAAATCCTGGCCGCTTTGATGCAGAGGATCAGCTTACAGGAGCAGAATGGCTCATTAAACAAGGATTGGCAAAAGCTGGCCACATTGGGTTGTGTGGATGGAGTTATGGTGGATATATGTCAGCTGTGATCTTGGCAAGGTTCCCTGATGTATTCTGTTGTGCTGTCTCTGGTGCACCTGTAACCTCCTGGGATGGATATGACACATTTTACACTGAGAAGTACATGGGATTGCCTTCTGATAATCCAAAGGGCTACGAGTACGGCTCTGTGATGCATCATGTGCACAAGTTAAAAGGGAGGTTGTTGCTGGTGCATGGCATGATTGATGAAAATGTGCATTTTAGACACACTGCAAGGCTTGTCAATGCACTCGTGGCAGCTGGAAAACCCTATGAACTATTAATTTTCCCTGATGAACGACACATGCCCCGTCAGCATAATGACCGAATTTACATGGAAGAGAGAATTTGGGAGTTCTTCCAGAGAAGTTTatga
- the LOC133678591 gene encoding phosphatidylinositol 4-kinase gamma 4-like: MSVASVALSPMCGESFDSRCNFPWLCGLRSSDSIVIFLSVGGSVIPMRVMESDSIASVKLRIQASKGFFVKKQKLVFEGRELARSNSQVRDYGVADGKVLHLVLRISDLQAITVRTVCGKVCDFRVDRGRSVGYVKKQIARKGKCFELVEQELICDGEELEDQRLITDICKSNDSVIHLLIRKSAKVRVKPVEKDFELSVEALDLNDKEAGSVGEHKQGALSMGYRGIERKPLLQQFLLEPLIVNSKIQLPLVIRELIKSTLNGLERGNEPIRSSEGSGGAYFMQDSSGLKYVSVFKPIDEEPMAVNNPQGLPLSVDGEGLKKGTRVGQGALREVAAYILDHPKSGPHSFSGEERGFAGVPPTAMVKCLHRGFNHPDGYEFDSKNIKIGSLQMFIENNGNCEDMGPCAFPVAEVHKISVLDIRLANADRHAGNILVSKDGERGKIVLIPIDHGYCLPTNFEDCTFEWLYWPQAQLPYSPDTVEYIKALDAEQDIALLKFHGWDIPPECARTLRISTMLLKKGVERGLTPFAIGSIMCRETVQKESVIEQIVQEAYDAVLPGSSEAAFLEALSLIMDRRLDKLSS, translated from the exons ATGTCGGTGGCTAGTGTAGCTCTTAGTCCTATGTGTGGAGAGTCTTTCGATTCTCGTTGCAATTTCCCTTGGCTGTGTGGTCTGCGCTCTAGTGACTCTATTGTAATATTTCTTTCTGTTGGGGGATCAGTCATTCCAATGCGAGTTATGGAGTCGGATTCAATTGCTTCGGTGAAGCTGAGGATTCAAGCTTCCAAAGGTTTTTTTGTGAAGAAGCAAAAATTGGTTTTTGAAGGGAGGGAACTAGCACGGAGCAATTCACAAGTAAGAGATTATGGTGTTGCGGATGGAAAAGTTCTGCATTTGGTGCTCAGGATTTCGGATCTCCAAGCTATAACTGTCAGGACTGTTTGTGGCAAAGTGTGTGACTTTCGTGTTGATAGGGGTAGAAGTGTAGGCTATGTTAAGAAGCAGATAGCTAGGAAAGGGAAATGTTTTGAACTTGTTGAACAAGAACTGATATGTGATGGTGAGGAGCTCGAAGACCAGAGGCTTATTACTGATATTTGCAAAAGTAATGATTCTGTGATTCATTTGCTCATTCGGAAATCTGCCAAAGTGAGGGTAAAACCTGTTGAGAAAGATTTTGAATTGTCTGTTGAGGCATTAGATTTGAATGATAAGGAAGCTGGCAGTGTAGGAGAGCACAAACAGGGTGCTTTATCTATGGGATATAGGGGTATAGAGAGGAAACCACTATTACAACAGTTCTTACTGGAACCACTAATTGTTAATTCCAAAATTCAACTGCCATTGGTTATCAGAGAGCTAATCAAGTCAACTTTAAATGGGCTGGAGAGGGGCAATGAACCAATTCGATCTTCTGAGGGATCTGGAGGAGCTTATTTCATGCAAGATTCATCTGGTCTGAAATATGTTTCTGTCTTTAAGCCAATTGATGAGGAGCCAATGGCTGTAAATAATCCTCAGGGGCTACCCTTGTCAGTTGATGGTGAAGGATTGAAGAAAGGCACTAGAGTAGGACAGGGTGCATTGCGGGAAGTTGCAGCTTACATTCTGGATCATCCAAAGAGTGGACCACACTCATTTTCTGGTGAGGAGAGAGGCTTTGCTGGGGTTCCACCCACAGCAATGGTCAAGTGCCTCCACAGAGGATTCAATCATCCTGATGGTTATGAATTTGATTCCAAGAATATCAAAATTGGTTCATTGCAGATGTTCATAGAGAATAATGGAAATTGTGAAGATATGGGTCCTTGTGCTTTCCCTGTAGCTGAGGTGCACAAAATCTCAGTGTTGGATATTAGATTGGCAAATGCAGATAGGCATGCTGGGAACATATTGGTCAGTAAAGATGGTGAGCGTGGCAAGATTGTGCTTATTCCAATTGATCATGGTTACTGCTTGCCTACAAAT TTTGAGGATTGCACCTTTGAGTGGCTTTACTGGCCTCAAGCTCAACTGCCTTACTCTCCTGACACTGTTGAGTACATCAAAGCTCTGGATGCTGAGCAGGACATCGCACTTCTGAAGTTTCATGGGTGGGATATACCACCTGAGTGTGCCCGCACCCTCCGCATTTCCACTATGCTTCTGAAGAAAGGAGTAGAGAGAGGTCTTACTCCCTTTGCCATTGGAAGCATCATGTGCAGGGAAACAGTGCAGAAGGAATCCGTGATTGAGCAGATTGTTCAAGAAGCTTATGATGCTGTTCTCCCAGGAAGCAGTGAGGCTGCCTTTCTTGAAGCTCTATCATTAATCATGGATCGTCGGCTTGATAAGCTGTCCTCATGA
- the LOC133677854 gene encoding putative F-box protein At3g24700, with amino-acid sequence MSGGNKVDGSVPILPEEIITEILTRLPVKSLLRFKLVSKDWYSLITNPEFIAAHLHKYSTQKSSILLRGFRWPEHSSTLSWLHRKDTTTFHSLHIPQSLMYNHTFMRNYFLNPQISPNLSFILIGSSGGLLCIKLCDYHGIEYVLWNPATRKFKYVKHPQQDFQLLMDGFGHNGKMNDYMLVKIGRLFHSPNFDAVDDDQLYEKEERDFVLRALVYSWRTDSWRLVYDCRILADDFCSRGQAVSLKGEFYWHLDGLRDIILAFDTAKYVFRWINFPPWNQSTLVEVRLVSGGIKDSLACCVFPYDGSTSITMDIWVVDESGSGVGNEESWTKFLSIPFLGTLHQVFTWGDKVIVNGKRDGHILIYDPISHEIIYDFLNPYFSSYHLDGYVESLVSVHGPNNLEAEHAPV; translated from the coding sequence ATGAGCGGAGGAAATAAGGTTGATGGCTCTGTTCCCATCCTCCCCGAAGAGATTATCACCGAAATTCTTACGAGACTACCTGTCAAATCCCTACTCCGTTTCAAATTAGTGTCAAAAGACTGGTATTCTCTCATCACAAACCCTGAGTTTATCGCCGCCCACCTCCACAAATATTCCACCCAAAAATCCTCTATCTTATTACGAGGATTCCGTTGGCCGGAACATTCCAGTACCCTATCATGGCTCCACCGCAAAGATACCACAACTTTCCATTCTCTACACATACCACAATCCCTGATGTATAATCATACCTTCATgagaaattatttcttaaaccCGCAAATATCTCCTAACCTTTCTTTTATTCTGATAGGTTCTAGTGGTGGTTTGCTCTGCATCAAGCTTTGTGACTACCATGGAATAGAATATGTTTTGTGGAACCCTGCTACCAGAAAGTTCAAATACGTGAAACATCCTCAGCAGGATTTCCAACTTTTAATGGATGGGTTCGGGCATAATGGTAAGATGAACGATTACATGTTGGTGAAAATTGGACGGCTCTTTCACTCACCGAATTTCGATGCTGTTGATGATGATCAACTGTATGAGAAGGAAGAACGCGATTTTGTTCTTCGAGCTCTGGTGTACTCTTGGAGAACAGATTCTTGGAGACTAGTATATGATTGTAGGATCCTAGCTGATGATTTTTGTTCACGTGGTCAAGCAGTGTCTCTGAAGGGTGAGTTCTATTGGCACCTGGATGGTTTACGGGACATTATCCTTGCATTTGATACGGCTAAGTATGTGTTTAGATGGATTAATTTTCCCCCCTGGAACCAGTCGACTCTGGTAGAGGTGAGGCTGGTTTCAGGTGGGATTAAGGACTCGCTTGCTTGCTGTGTGTTTCCCTACGATGGCTCCACGTCCATAACAATGGATATTTGGGTCGTAGATGAGAGTGGATCAGGCGTTGGCAATGAAGAGAGCTGGACAAAATTCTTAAGCATACCATTTTTAGGAACTCTACATCAAGTATTTACGTGGGGAGATAAGGTGATCGTCAACGGAAAAAGGGATGGCCACATCTTGATTTATGATCCGATTAGTcatgagataatttatgattttcttaatCCCTATTTCAGTTCCTATCATCTGGATGGTTATGTGGAAAGTCTAGTCTCAGTTCATGGACCAAACAATCTTGAAGCAGAGCATGCTCCTGTTTGA
- the LOC133678642 gene encoding uncharacterized protein LOC133678642 isoform X2: MQSVDENESQNKKLRILRSLINDMPLTDNTIPQNVEDSILFPIEEIVQSPLPGYEAPTSIGFSADDSLLTYLFSPDHTLSRKVFAFDLKSGKQELFFGPPDGGLDESNISPEEKLRRERLRQRGLGVTCYEWVKTGSKKKAIMVPLPAGLYLQELHSSKPELKLPSSALSPVIDPHVSPDGTMLAYIRDSELHVLNLLYNESKQLTHGAQGYTVTHGLAEYIAQEEMDRKNGYWWSLDSKFIAFTQVDSSEIPLFRIMHQGKSSVGSEAQEDHPYPFAGASNVKVRLGVVSVHGDSITWMDLLCGGTKESDNEDEYLARVNWMHGNVLIAQVLNRSHSKLKLLKFDIKTGKKEVLYAEEQLPWINLHDCFTPLDKGITKYSGGFIWASEKSGFRHLCVHDANGTCLGPITEGEWMVEQIAGVNEAAGIIYFTATLDGPLESHLYRAKLYPIGNNPLQAPVRLTNGKGKHSVVLDHHLQNFVDIHDSLDSPPRVSLCSLFDGREIMPLFEQSFTIPRYKRLELEPPKIVQIQANDGTILYGALYDPDPTRFGPPPYKTMISVYGGPGVQYVCDSWIGTADMRAQYLRSQGILVWKLDNRGSARRGLKFEGALKGNPGRFDAEDQLTGAEWLIKQGLAKAGHIGLCGWSYGGYMSAVILARFPDVFCCAVSGAPVTSWDGYDTFYTEKYMGLPSDNPKGYEYGSVMHHVHKLKGRLLLVHGMIDENVHFRHTARLVNALVAAGKPYELLIFPDERHMPRQHNDRIYMEERIWEFFQRSL, encoded by the exons ATGCAATCAGTTGATGAGAACGAGAGCCAGAACAAGAAATTAAGGATTTTGAGATCATTAATTAACGATATGCCTTTGACTGATAACACCATCCCACAAAATGTTGAGGACAGTATTCTTTTTCCTATTGAAGAGATAGTGCAATCCCCGTTGCCTGGATATGAGGCGCCAACTTCGATAGGTTTCAGTGCTGATGATAGTTTACTTACTTACTTATTTAGTCCTGATCACACCTTGAGTAGGAAGGTTTTTGCTTTTGATCTCAAGAGTGGCAAGCAAGAATTGTTTTTTGGCCCCCCTGATGGTGGACTTGATGAGAGTAATATATCACCGGAAGAGAAGTTGCGAAGGGAGAGGTTAAGGCAGCGTGGGCTGGGAGTGACATGTTATGAATGGGTGAAGACAGGTTCGAAGAAGAAAGCAATTATGGTGCCACTGCCTGCAGGG CTTTATTTACAGGAACTGCACTCTTCAAAACCAGAGCTCAAGCTTCCCAGCTCTGCATTGTCCCCTGTTATCGATCCACATGTCTCTCCTGATGGTACCATGCTTGCTTATATAAGGGACAGTGAGCTGCATGTTCTAAATTTATTGTACAACGAGTCCAAACAATTAACACATGGTGCTCAGGGATATACAGTG ACTCATGGCCTTGCTGAATATATAGCTCAG GAGGAGATGGACCGGAAGAATGGTTACTGGTGGTCACTTGACAGCAAATTCATTGCATTTACACAAGTTGATTCATCTGAGATACCTCTTTTTAGAATTATGCACCAAGGCAAAAGCTCTGTAGGTTCAGAAGCACAGGAAGATCATCCTTATCCCTTTGCTGGAGCTTCAAATGTCAAAGTTCGCCTTGGGGTAGTTTCTGTTCATGGTGATTCTATAACTTGGATGGATCTTCTATGTGGAGGAACAAAAGAATCAGATAATGAAGATGAATATTTGGCCCGAGTCAATTGGATGCATGGAAATGTTCTCATAGCTCAAGTTTTGAACAGGtctcattcaaaattaaaacttcTTAAGTTTGATATTAAGACGGGGAAAAAAGAGGTGTTATATGCAGAAGAACAACTCCCATGGATTAATTTACATGACTGCTTCACTCCTTTGGACAAAGGAATCACTAAATATTCTGGAGGATTCATTTGGGCGAGTGAAAAGTCAGGATTTAGGCATTTGTGTGTGCATGATGCCAATGGGACATGCTTAGGACCAATTACTGAAGGTGAATGGATGGTTGAGCAAATTGCCGGTGTAAATGAGGCTGCAGGGATCATATATTTTACTGCAACTCTAGATGGGCCTTTGGAATCACATCTTTACCGTGCTAAACTGTATCCAATTGGAAACAATCCCTTGCAGGCTCCGGTGAGATTAACAAACGGTAAAGGGAAACACTCGGTTGTCCTTGATCACCACTTGCAGAATTTTGTTGATATCCATGATTCCCTTGATTCTCCCCCAAGAGTTTCTCTCTGCTCCCTGTTTGATGGAAGAGAAATTATGCCTCTGTTTGAGCAGTCTTTTACCATTCCAAGATATAAAAGGCTGGAACTTGAGCCTCCAAAGATAGTTCAGATACAAGCAAATGACGGGACCATATTGTATGGGGCTTTATATGACCCTGACCCTACAAGATTTGGACCACCACCATACAAAACCATGATCAGTGTGTATGGAGGCCCCGGTGTACAGTATGTATGTGATTCTTGGATAGGTACAGCTGACATGAGAGCTCAATATCTTCGGAGCCAAGGCATCTTAGTGTGGAAG TTGGATAATAGAGGAAGTGCTCGCCGTGGGCTAAAGTTTGAAGGTGCTCTGAAAGGAAATCCTGGCCGCTTTGATGCAGAGGATCAGCTTACAGGAGCAGAATGGCTCATTAAACAAGGATTGGCAAAAGCTGGCCACATTGGGTTGTGTGGATGGAGTTATGGTGGATATATGTCAGCTGTGATCTTGGCAAGGTTCCCTGATGTATTCTGTTGTGCTGTCTCTGGTGCACCTGTAACCTCCTGGGATGGATATGACACATTTTACACTGAGAAGTACATGGGATTGCCTTCTGATAATCCAAAGGGCTACGAGTACGGCTCTGTGATGCATCATGTGCACAAGTTAAAAGGGAGGTTGTTGCTGGTGCATGGCATGATTGATGAAAATGTGCATTTTAGACACACTGCAAGGCTTGTCAATGCACTCGTGGCAGCTGGAAAACCCTATGAACTATTAATTTTCCCTGATGAACGACACATGCCCCGTCAGCATAATGACCGAATTTACATGGAAGAGAGAATTTGGGAGTTCTTCCAGAGAAGTTTatga
- the LOC133678642 gene encoding uncharacterized protein LOC133678642 isoform X3: MVPLPAGVCSLASFTYHFLYLQELHSSKPELKLPSSALSPVIDPHVSPDGTMLAYIRDSELHVLNLLYNESKQLTHGAQGYTVTHGLAEYIAQEEMDRKNGYWWSLDSKFIAFTQVDSSEIPLFRIMHQGKSSVGSEAQEDHPYPFAGASNVKVRLGVVSVHGDSITWMDLLCGGTKESDNEDEYLARVNWMHGNVLIAQVLNRSHSKLKLLKFDIKTGKKEVLYAEEQLPWINLHDCFTPLDKGITKYSGGFIWASEKSGFRHLCVHDANGTCLGPITEGEWMVEQIAGVNEAAGIIYFTATLDGPLESHLYRAKLYPIGNNPLQAPVRLTNGKGKHSVVLDHHLQNFVDIHDSLDSPPRVSLCSLFDGREIMPLFEQSFTIPRYKRLELEPPKIVQIQANDGTILYGALYDPDPTRFGPPPYKTMISVYGGPGVQYVCDSWIGTADMRAQYLRSQGILVWKLDNRGSARRGLKFEGALKGNPGRFDAEDQLTGAEWLIKQGLAKAGHIGLCGWSYGGYMSAVILARFPDVFCCAVSGAPVTSWDGYDTFYTEKYMGLPSDNPKGYEYGSVMHHVHKLKGRLLLVHGMIDENVHFRHTARLVNALVAAGKPYELLIFPDERHMPRQHNDRIYMEERIWEFFQRSL; encoded by the exons ATGGTGCCACTGCCTGCAGGGGTTTGTTCCCTCGCCTCTTTTACTTATCACTTT CTTTATTTACAGGAACTGCACTCTTCAAAACCAGAGCTCAAGCTTCCCAGCTCTGCATTGTCCCCTGTTATCGATCCACATGTCTCTCCTGATGGTACCATGCTTGCTTATATAAGGGACAGTGAGCTGCATGTTCTAAATTTATTGTACAACGAGTCCAAACAATTAACACATGGTGCTCAGGGATATACAGTG ACTCATGGCCTTGCTGAATATATAGCTCAG GAGGAGATGGACCGGAAGAATGGTTACTGGTGGTCACTTGACAGCAAATTCATTGCATTTACACAAGTTGATTCATCTGAGATACCTCTTTTTAGAATTATGCACCAAGGCAAAAGCTCTGTAGGTTCAGAAGCACAGGAAGATCATCCTTATCCCTTTGCTGGAGCTTCAAATGTCAAAGTTCGCCTTGGGGTAGTTTCTGTTCATGGTGATTCTATAACTTGGATGGATCTTCTATGTGGAGGAACAAAAGAATCAGATAATGAAGATGAATATTTGGCCCGAGTCAATTGGATGCATGGAAATGTTCTCATAGCTCAAGTTTTGAACAGGtctcattcaaaattaaaacttcTTAAGTTTGATATTAAGACGGGGAAAAAAGAGGTGTTATATGCAGAAGAACAACTCCCATGGATTAATTTACATGACTGCTTCACTCCTTTGGACAAAGGAATCACTAAATATTCTGGAGGATTCATTTGGGCGAGTGAAAAGTCAGGATTTAGGCATTTGTGTGTGCATGATGCCAATGGGACATGCTTAGGACCAATTACTGAAGGTGAATGGATGGTTGAGCAAATTGCCGGTGTAAATGAGGCTGCAGGGATCATATATTTTACTGCAACTCTAGATGGGCCTTTGGAATCACATCTTTACCGTGCTAAACTGTATCCAATTGGAAACAATCCCTTGCAGGCTCCGGTGAGATTAACAAACGGTAAAGGGAAACACTCGGTTGTCCTTGATCACCACTTGCAGAATTTTGTTGATATCCATGATTCCCTTGATTCTCCCCCAAGAGTTTCTCTCTGCTCCCTGTTTGATGGAAGAGAAATTATGCCTCTGTTTGAGCAGTCTTTTACCATTCCAAGATATAAAAGGCTGGAACTTGAGCCTCCAAAGATAGTTCAGATACAAGCAAATGACGGGACCATATTGTATGGGGCTTTATATGACCCTGACCCTACAAGATTTGGACCACCACCATACAAAACCATGATCAGTGTGTATGGAGGCCCCGGTGTACAGTATGTATGTGATTCTTGGATAGGTACAGCTGACATGAGAGCTCAATATCTTCGGAGCCAAGGCATCTTAGTGTGGAAG TTGGATAATAGAGGAAGTGCTCGCCGTGGGCTAAAGTTTGAAGGTGCTCTGAAAGGAAATCCTGGCCGCTTTGATGCAGAGGATCAGCTTACAGGAGCAGAATGGCTCATTAAACAAGGATTGGCAAAAGCTGGCCACATTGGGTTGTGTGGATGGAGTTATGGTGGATATATGTCAGCTGTGATCTTGGCAAGGTTCCCTGATGTATTCTGTTGTGCTGTCTCTGGTGCACCTGTAACCTCCTGGGATGGATATGACACATTTTACACTGAGAAGTACATGGGATTGCCTTCTGATAATCCAAAGGGCTACGAGTACGGCTCTGTGATGCATCATGTGCACAAGTTAAAAGGGAGGTTGTTGCTGGTGCATGGCATGATTGATGAAAATGTGCATTTTAGACACACTGCAAGGCTTGTCAATGCACTCGTGGCAGCTGGAAAACCCTATGAACTATTAATTTTCCCTGATGAACGACACATGCCCCGTCAGCATAATGACCGAATTTACATGGAAGAGAGAATTTGGGAGTTCTTCCAGAGAAGTTTatga